The following coding sequences are from one Streptococcus mitis window:
- a CDS encoding NADP-dependent oxidoreductase has translation MKAAQHTTYNKNNITLNITEIAKPSITEKEVLVKVTAAGVNPLDNMISRGEVKMIVPYKLPQTAGNEVVGIVEATGRQVKNFKVGDRVFGRLPLDHIGAFAEYVAVDSQALAKAPDYLSDEETAAVPLTALTIMQALDLMGAQAGKTIFISGGTGGVGGMAIPIAKAKGLKVIINGSGDSAERVLKLGADRFIDYKTEDYTKTVSQVDYVLDTLGGAETEKQMSIMKKGGHLVSLRAMPNGAFAKRMNLPKWKQIILGLAGRKFDKMAEKYGVHYHFIFVESNGAQLQEVADLFSKLEIKPSIDTVYPFEEVNSALDKVANGRSRGKTVLSFKK, from the coding sequence ATGAAAGCCGCACAACACACTACTTATAACAAAAATAATATCACACTGAACATCACAGAAATCGCTAAACCAAGTATTACAGAAAAAGAAGTTTTAGTTAAAGTCACCGCAGCCGGGGTTAATCCTCTCGATAACATGATCTCTCGTGGTGAGGTTAAGATGATTGTTCCTTACAAACTTCCTCAAACTGCAGGTAACGAAGTGGTTGGAATCGTTGAGGCGACAGGTAGACAAGTCAAAAATTTCAAAGTCGGAGACCGAGTTTTTGGCCGTCTGCCACTTGATCATATCGGCGCCTTTGCAGAATACGTAGCTGTCGATAGCCAAGCCTTAGCCAAGGCTCCAGACTATCTATCAGACGAGGAAACTGCTGCTGTTCCTCTTACTGCCTTGACTATCATGCAGGCTCTTGACCTCATGGGCGCTCAAGCTGGGAAAACGATCTTTATTTCTGGTGGTACTGGAGGAGTTGGTGGAATGGCCATTCCAATTGCCAAGGCCAAAGGTTTGAAGGTCATTATAAACGGTTCTGGAGATAGTGCTGAGCGTGTGTTGAAACTAGGAGCAGATAGATTTATCGATTACAAAACAGAGGATTATACAAAAACTGTTAGTCAGGTGGATTATGTCCTCGATACTCTCGGTGGAGCTGAAACTGAAAAACAAATGTCTATCATGAAAAAAGGTGGTCATCTTGTTTCACTTCGTGCCATGCCAAACGGTGCCTTTGCCAAACGCATGAATCTACCAAAATGGAAACAGATTATTCTAGGCCTAGCAGGTCGCAAATTTGATAAGATGGCGGAAAAATATGGCGTCCACTACCATTTTATCTTTGTAGAAAGCAATGGCGCTCAATTACAAGAGGTAGCTGACCTCTTTAGTAAATTAGAAATCAAACCCTCTATCGATACAGTTTATCCATTTGAAGAGGTAAATAGCGCATTAGACAAGGTCGCTAATGGTCGCTCACGTGGAAAAACAGTCCTCAGCTTTAAGAAATAA
- a CDS encoding glycoside hydrolase family 32 protein yields the protein MINKTFTVEKANRFIAENKHLVNTQYKPEEHFSAEIGWINDPNGFVYFRGEYHLFYQFYPYNSVWGPMHWGHAKSKDLVTWEHLPVALAPDQDYDRNGCFSGSAIVKDDRLWLMYTGHIEEETGVRQVQNMAFSDDGIHFEKIEQNPVATGADLPDELIAADFRDPKLFEKDGRYYSVVAAKHKDNVGCIVLLGSDNLVEWQFESIFLKGVEHQGFMWECPDYFELDGKDCLIMSPMRYQREGDSYHNINSSVLFTGKVDWGEKRFIPESVQEIDHGQDFYAPQTLLDDQNRLILIAWMQTWGRTLPTHDQEHKWACAMTLPRILRLEDGKLRQFPVKKGQYQIQIDKNCHYHLGNDTDYLEFGYDSNAQQVYIDRSHLVQKILGEEEKDTSRRYVDIEAKELEVVLDKNSIEIFVNQGEASLTATYYLTVPAELSRID from the coding sequence ATGATAAATAAAACATTTACAGTAGAAAAAGCCAATCGTTTTATAGCAGAAAATAAACATCTCGTAAATACTCAATATAAGCCTGAAGAACATTTTTCAGCTGAGATTGGTTGGATCAATGATCCAAATGGATTTGTCTATTTTCGTGGAGAATACCATCTCTTTTATCAATTCTATCCATATAATAGTGTTTGGGGGCCTATGCACTGGGGACATGCTAAAAGTAAGGACTTGGTGACTTGGGAGCACTTGCCAGTGGCACTTGCTCCTGACCAAGATTATGACCGAAATGGTTGCTTCTCAGGCTCTGCCATTGTCAAGGATGATCGCCTCTGGCTCATGTACACTGGACATATCGAAGAAGAAACAGGTGTTCGTCAAGTTCAAAATATGGCATTTTCAGATGACGGGATTCACTTTGAAAAGATTGAACAAAATCCAGTCGCAACTGGAGCAGATTTGCCAGATGAGTTGATTGCTGCTGATTTCCGTGATCCAAAACTCTTTGAAAAAGATGGACGCTATTACTCCGTAGTAGCTGCCAAACACAAGGATAATGTAGGCTGTATCGTTCTACTAGGGTCCGATAACCTAGTAGAATGGCAGTTCGAATCCATCTTTTTAAAAGGGGTAGAACATCAAGGCTTTATGTGGGAATGCCCAGATTACTTCGAGTTAGATGGGAAAGATTGCCTTATTATGTCACCCATGCGTTATCAGCGTGAGGGAGACTCATATCATAACATCAACTCATCGGTTTTGTTCACGGGTAAGGTAGATTGGGGAGAAAAACGTTTTATCCCAGAATCAGTTCAAGAAATTGATCATGGTCAAGACTTCTATGCGCCTCAAACATTGTTGGATGATCAAAATCGTCTTATCCTGATTGCTTGGATGCAGACATGGGGGCGTACCCTTCCAACCCATGACCAAGAACACAAATGGGCATGTGCCATGACTTTACCTAGAATTCTAAGATTGGAAGATGGCAAACTAAGACAATTCCCTGTTAAAAAAGGCCAATATCAAATCCAAATAGATAAAAATTGTCATTACCACTTAGGAAATGATACAGATTATCTTGAATTTGGTTATGACAGTAATGCGCAGCAAGTTTACATTGATCGTAGCCATCTTGTTCAAAAAATTCTAGGTGAAGAAGAAAAGGACACTAGTCGACGGTATGTAGATATTGAAGCTAAAGAATTGGAAGTTGTTCTAGATAAAAATTCCATCGAGATTTTTGTCAATCAAGGTGAAGCAAGCTTGACTGCAACTTATTACTTAACAGTGCCAGCTGAGCTATCACGAATTGATTAA
- a CDS encoding carbohydrate ABC transporter permease gives MKRFKPTTILEYILLTLLAGLFLFPMVWMVVSAMKPEADVYKNLTSWQAFLPSLNPADWFKPYQEVFERFSIFTYLGNSIFYAGTFAIGSIIVNALAGFAFAKVNFSGKKILFGFLLALLIIPVETVLIPQFTIINSLGLVNNRLAVIIPGLASVFNIYLFRNFFIAIPEEILESAKMDGASIVRIFFRIMLPMSKPAVATVGVLSFISSWNDYIWPLMVLTDSSKFSMQVAITTINTTQPVYINQVMAVLTISTIPLILVYVVAQKYIVQGLGGSGTGIK, from the coding sequence ATGAAACGATTTAAACCAACAACAATCTTAGAATATATTCTGTTAACTTTATTGGCAGGACTCTTCCTTTTTCCTATGGTTTGGATGGTAGTTTCAGCTATGAAGCCAGAAGCGGATGTTTATAAAAATTTGACTAGTTGGCAAGCCTTCTTACCAAGTTTAAATCCCGCTGATTGGTTTAAACCTTATCAGGAAGTATTTGAGCGCTTTAGTATTTTTACATATCTAGGGAACAGCATTTTTTATGCTGGAACGTTTGCTATTGGTTCTATTATTGTCAATGCACTGGCCGGTTTCGCTTTTGCAAAAGTAAATTTTTCAGGTAAGAAAATTTTGTTTGGTTTCTTACTTGCTTTACTTATTATTCCAGTAGAAACTGTGTTAATTCCACAATTTACCATTATCAATTCCTTAGGTTTGGTCAATAATCGTCTTGCAGTTATTATTCCAGGATTGGCGAGTGTATTTAATATTTACTTATTTAGGAATTTCTTTATTGCAATTCCAGAAGAGATTCTTGAGTCTGCAAAGATGGACGGAGCAAGTATCGTTAGAATTTTCTTTAGAATTATGCTTCCAATGTCTAAACCTGCAGTTGCTACAGTTGGTGTTTTATCATTTATTTCAAGCTGGAATGATTATATTTGGCCATTGATGGTTTTGACAGATTCTTCTAAATTTTCAATGCAGGTTGCAATTACAACTATTAATACAACTCAACCAGTTTATATCAATCAGGTAATGGCTGTATTAACTATTTCAACGATTCCGTTGATTTTGGTCTATGTAGTCGCTCAGAAATATATTGTTCAAGGTCTGGGTGGTTCCGGAACTGGAATAAAATAG
- a CDS encoding carbohydrate ABC transporter permease, producing the protein MSKETVVDTKRREKIKDNILGYSFLAPALILLGIFLVIPVGMVIYYAFTDYYLLTPDERKFVGLENFIRLIKDPIFLKSFLNTLKFVVWIIPVQLGAALGMALIVNKKRKGNMFFKVAFFAPVVMSLVVISILWLYLLNPNSGLLNAILNKVGIASQPFLTSPKQAMYAIVFVSAWQGAGYQMLLFLGGMQNIPQDVYEAAELDGFSKWAQFRYITMPLLKPTALFVLLTTLISAFKLIVQPMVMTQGGPLNSTITMVYYIYQQGFTDRLVGYSSSIALVFTTLIGMISLVQRRVLKEDD; encoded by the coding sequence ATGAGTAAAGAAACTGTTGTGGATACAAAAAGACGTGAAAAAATAAAGGATAACATACTAGGTTATAGTTTTTTAGCTCCAGCTTTAATTTTATTAGGTATCTTTTTAGTAATTCCAGTTGGAATGGTCATTTATTACGCTTTTACAGATTATTATTTGTTGACACCAGATGAAAGAAAATTTGTTGGACTTGAAAATTTTATTCGATTAATAAAGGATCCGATTTTCTTAAAGAGCTTCTTGAATACGTTGAAATTTGTTGTTTGGATTATTCCAGTTCAATTGGGAGCAGCCTTAGGAATGGCTTTGATTGTTAATAAAAAGCGCAAAGGGAATATGTTTTTTAAAGTGGCTTTTTTTGCTCCAGTTGTCATGTCCTTGGTAGTTATTTCTATTCTTTGGCTTTATCTTTTAAATCCAAATAGTGGCTTATTAAATGCTATTTTAAATAAGGTAGGTATTGCTTCTCAACCTTTCTTGACTAGTCCTAAACAAGCTATGTATGCAATTGTTTTTGTTTCTGCTTGGCAGGGTGCAGGTTATCAGATGCTTTTATTTTTAGGAGGAATGCAGAATATTCCACAAGATGTCTATGAAGCTGCTGAATTAGATGGATTCTCAAAATGGGCTCAGTTTCGTTATATCACGATGCCTCTACTAAAACCAACAGCCCTGTTTGTATTGTTAACAACTTTAATTTCTGCTTTTAAGCTGATTGTACAACCAATGGTTATGACGCAAGGTGGGCCATTAAACTCAACAATTACTATGGTGTACTATATTTATCAACAAGGTTTTACTGATCGTCTTGTAGGATATTCTAGCTCAATCGCTTTAGTATTTACAACGTTAATTGGTATGATTAGCTTAGTACAACGTCGCGTTCTGAAGGAGGATGACTAA
- a CDS encoding ABC transporter substrate-binding protein: MRKGTMLSVVAGLSLAILAGCSGGTNSKQASSSNDIKVWVQFSDETNEGKAWQKVVDNFNQSGKSKYKVVTEYIPRSGSGGGYEDKVNAAITTNSLPDVITLDGPNTAAYAKSKVITPLDDYLKDNNMDDVLDSIKQQGTYDGKFYAFGFSESNVGVYYNKKMFKEAGIAESELPTLEKPWTWDEFNTIAKKLKDHYNKPAIDFRINSNDEMLPYAYMPLIWSNNGSVVNEDGTKAEGYFNSKESVEAVQFIQNLVKEGYTTVSPVEKGFETGEYPMLLSGSWTIADMNTNYKDIDFGILPYPVSSKTKKLVSPSGSWQLAVTTKSDKKEAASEFVKFATNTESSEIISLGNSVLPIRKSTIENIKDKVSEPMRFLMEQNSKTAHARPVVVAYPQVSRAFQQAMQDISYYEENPNVQKVLDTRTKEMQTAIDQSLK, translated from the coding sequence ATGCGTAAAGGTACAATGTTATCTGTTGTTGCGGGGCTATCGTTAGCTATACTTGCAGGTTGTAGTGGAGGAACTAACTCAAAACAAGCGAGTTCTTCAAATGATATTAAAGTCTGGGTACAATTCTCTGACGAAACCAATGAAGGAAAAGCTTGGCAAAAAGTTGTTGATAACTTTAATCAATCAGGAAAAAGTAAGTACAAGGTTGTAACTGAGTATATTCCTCGTAGTGGTAGTGGTGGAGGATATGAAGACAAGGTTAATGCTGCTATCACGACTAATAGTCTTCCAGATGTTATTACCCTTGATGGACCAAATACGGCAGCTTATGCAAAATCTAAAGTGATTACTCCGCTAGATGATTATCTAAAAGATAATAATATGGATGATGTTTTGGACAGTATTAAACAACAAGGAACTTATGATGGCAAATTCTATGCATTTGGATTTTCTGAATCGAATGTTGGTGTTTATTACAACAAAAAAATGTTCAAAGAGGCCGGAATTGCGGAATCAGAGCTTCCAACGCTAGAAAAGCCATGGACATGGGATGAATTTAATACGATTGCTAAAAAATTGAAAGATCATTATAACAAACCGGCAATTGATTTTCGTATTAATTCAAACGATGAAATGTTACCATATGCTTATATGCCGTTGATTTGGTCAAATAATGGTTCTGTCGTAAACGAAGATGGAACAAAGGCAGAAGGATACTTCAACTCAAAAGAGAGTGTAGAAGCAGTTCAATTCATTCAAAATCTTGTAAAAGAAGGTTACACAACTGTTAGTCCAGTCGAAAAAGGTTTTGAAACAGGAGAGTATCCAATGCTTTTGAGTGGTTCTTGGACGATTGCTGACATGAATACAAACTACAAAGATATTGATTTTGGTATCCTTCCTTACCCAGTATCTAGTAAGACGAAAAAATTAGTATCCCCTTCAGGTAGTTGGCAATTAGCTGTTACGACAAAATCTGATAAAAAAGAGGCAGCATCTGAATTTGTTAAATTTGCTACAAATACAGAATCAAGTGAAATTATTAGCTTGGGGAATTCGGTCCTTCCGATTCGTAAATCTACAATTGAAAATATCAAAGATAAAGTGTCCGAACCAATGCGTTTCTTGATGGAACAAAATTCAAAAACAGCTCATGCTCGCCCAGTTGTCGTAGCATATCCTCAGGTTTCTCGTGCTTTTCAACAAGCAATGCAAGATATTAGCTATTATGAAGAAAATCCAAATGTGCAAAAAGTCTTGGATACTCGTACAAAAGAAATGCAAACTGCTATTGATCAGTCGCTCAAATAA